Proteins encoded in a region of the Stieleria neptunia genome:
- a CDS encoding FKBP-type peptidyl-prolyl cis-trans isomerase, whose amino-acid sequence MYRCLLVITAVSMMTLMTDAQDQTAADASKGDFAKKDPIGYFLGLSMGQQMRQQGLKSEDFDPQAFAVGVTDALAQNELQLSEKELMGVQQQLQTMLNKRHQEMAAAIQVKAEANKAKGAEWLQANLKKEGIKEFAGGMQYKVLESGDGGSPSPSDTVRVHYTGTLIDGEVFDSSVKRGEPAEFVVGGVIKGWQMALQKMKVGDKWMLYIPPELAYGDRGSPGAIGPNEVLVFEVELLEIL is encoded by the coding sequence ATGTATCGTTGCTTGCTGGTGATCACCGCCGTCTCAATGATGACGCTGATGACCGACGCACAAGACCAAACCGCCGCTGACGCCTCGAAAGGGGATTTCGCCAAGAAGGATCCGATCGGCTACTTCCTCGGACTTTCAATGGGCCAGCAGATGCGGCAACAAGGTTTGAAATCCGAAGACTTTGACCCCCAGGCGTTCGCTGTCGGAGTGACCGATGCCCTGGCACAAAACGAACTTCAACTCTCCGAAAAAGAGCTGATGGGCGTTCAGCAGCAGCTGCAAACGATGCTGAACAAACGCCACCAGGAAATGGCCGCGGCGATTCAGGTCAAAGCCGAAGCCAACAAAGCCAAGGGGGCCGAATGGCTGCAGGCCAACCTGAAAAAGGAGGGCATCAAGGAGTTTGCCGGCGGCATGCAGTACAAGGTGCTTGAATCGGGTGACGGCGGAAGCCCCAGCCCGAGCGACACCGTCCGCGTGCATTACACCGGGACGTTGATCGACGGCGAAGTGTTTGACAGCAGCGTCAAACGCGGCGAACCGGCCGAATTTGTGGTCGGCGGCGTCATCAAGGGCTGGCAAATGGCCCTGCAAAAGATGAAGGTTGGCGACAAATGGATGCTCTACATCCCGCCAGAATTGGCCTACGGCGATCGTGGCAGCCCAGGCGCGATCGGACCCAACGAAGTGTTGGTGTTCGAAGTCGAATTGTTGGAGATTTTGTAG
- the bioB gene encoding biotin synthase BioB: MATDLTAPGTSAPSTSSPAAFDAWADRILDGGELSRDEARQILESSDDDLLRLLSAGFRLRQKYFGKTVQLYFLMNAKSGLCPEDCHYCSQSKISEAPVPKYNILKRDALMDAAKLAAERGAKTYCLVISARGPNERELKAVEEIVPEIKKQYGLDICACLGLLSKEQADRLKACGVDRVNHNLNTGEEYYAEICTTHTYADRVETLRNVRDAGMEMCSGGIIGMGETYDDIISMAFDLKELGVQSIPLNFLNSIDGTPLEGKKDLSPQDCLRALAMFRFVNPSRELRISGGREIHLRTLQPLGLYVANSVFVGDYLTTQGQAPDEDYQMIKDLGFEVTTSVGE; encoded by the coding sequence ATGGCGACCGACCTGACCGCTCCCGGCACGAGTGCCCCTTCGACATCCTCGCCCGCTGCGTTCGACGCTTGGGCGGATCGCATTCTCGACGGCGGCGAACTCTCGCGCGACGAAGCCCGACAGATTCTCGAATCCTCCGACGATGACCTGCTGCGGTTGCTCTCGGCGGGTTTCCGGTTGCGCCAGAAATACTTCGGCAAAACCGTCCAGCTGTACTTCTTGATGAACGCCAAGAGCGGTCTGTGCCCCGAGGACTGTCACTACTGTAGCCAGTCAAAGATTTCCGAGGCCCCGGTTCCCAAGTACAACATCCTGAAACGCGACGCGCTGATGGATGCGGCCAAACTTGCCGCCGAACGTGGGGCGAAAACCTATTGCCTGGTGATTTCCGCCCGCGGGCCCAACGAACGCGAGCTGAAAGCCGTCGAAGAGATCGTCCCCGAAATCAAGAAACAGTACGGTTTGGATATCTGTGCCTGCCTGGGATTGCTGTCCAAGGAACAAGCGGACCGATTGAAAGCCTGTGGCGTCGACCGGGTGAACCACAATCTGAACACCGGTGAAGAGTACTACGCCGAGATCTGTACGACTCACACCTACGCCGACCGCGTCGAAACCCTTCGCAACGTTCGCGATGCCGGTATGGAAATGTGCAGCGGTGGCATCATCGGCATGGGCGAAACCTATGACGACATCATTTCGATGGCGTTTGACCTGAAGGAGTTGGGGGTCCAATCGATCCCGTTGAACTTCTTGAATTCGATCGACGGAACGCCATTGGAAGGCAAGAAGGACCTCAGTCCGCAGGACTGCTTGCGAGCCCTGGCCATGTTCCGCTTCGTCAACCCGAGCCGCGAGCTGCGGATTTCCGGCGGACGCGAAATCCACCTCCGCACGTTGCAACCGCTCGGGCTCTACGTCGCCAACAGTGTCTTCGTCGGCGACTACCTGACCACCCAAGGCCAGGCGCCGGACGAAGATTACCAAATGATCAAGGACCTCGGGTTCGAAGTCACCACCTCGGTCGGCGAATAG
- a CDS encoding sialate O-acetylesterase, with product MRKLLFACLMLVVASPVCLAEIRTSAVFGDSMVLQREKPIHVWGWTAPDRGVEVSLAGNAVTVKSDADGRFDAKLPALEAGGPHTMKISSNGETLTYDDVLIGEVWVCSGQSNMQWAVEQANDADLESLSANYPNLRLISVPRVGTQKPQPSFDGQWASCTPETVKQFSAVGYFFGRQLHQTLDVPIGLIDNSWGGSAAEAWVNRDVLQSSGKFDELLERWRETESTYDYEQELAKYNKRLAAWKESGKGRRPSAPRNHLIGQHRPANLYNGVLYPIIGYTIRGAVWYQGESNAGRAYQYRDLFPIMIQNWREEWGQDEFPFYWVQLADYKNEPSEPGESTWAELREAQTMTMSTLPNTGEAVILNLGESSDIHPKNKQDVGKRLARWALAKDYGYDIPYRSPTYKSMSVKDGKIVLEFDHVGGGLDTFDVPTPLGFTIAGADKQFVDADAKITGKTTIEVRSDAVTDPVAVRYAWADNPVCNVQSKEGLPMAPFRTDDWKGITADVKR from the coding sequence ATGAGAAAGTTGTTGTTTGCATGTTTGATGCTGGTCGTGGCATCGCCGGTCTGTCTGGCCGAAATTCGGACCAGCGCCGTGTTTGGCGATTCGATGGTCCTGCAGCGTGAGAAACCGATTCACGTTTGGGGCTGGACCGCGCCGGATCGTGGCGTCGAAGTCTCCCTGGCCGGAAATGCGGTGACGGTCAAAAGTGATGCCGACGGCCGTTTCGATGCGAAACTGCCGGCGTTGGAAGCCGGCGGACCGCACACGATGAAAATCTCCAGCAACGGCGAGACGCTGACGTACGACGACGTTTTGATCGGCGAAGTCTGGGTGTGCAGCGGTCAATCCAACATGCAATGGGCCGTCGAACAGGCCAACGACGCGGACCTGGAATCGTTGTCGGCCAATTATCCCAACCTGCGTCTGATCAGCGTGCCCCGCGTCGGGACACAGAAACCCCAACCGAGCTTTGACGGTCAATGGGCAAGCTGCACGCCGGAGACGGTCAAACAATTCTCCGCGGTCGGCTACTTCTTCGGTCGCCAGCTTCACCAGACCCTCGATGTCCCAATCGGTTTGATCGACAACAGTTGGGGCGGCTCGGCGGCCGAAGCCTGGGTGAACCGCGACGTGCTCCAGTCGTCGGGCAAGTTCGACGAGCTGCTCGAGCGTTGGCGCGAGACCGAATCGACCTACGATTACGAGCAGGAATTGGCCAAGTACAACAAACGGTTGGCCGCGTGGAAGGAATCCGGCAAGGGCCGCAGGCCGTCCGCGCCGCGCAACCATCTGATCGGTCAGCATCGGCCGGCCAACCTCTACAACGGCGTGCTCTACCCGATCATCGGTTACACCATCCGTGGAGCCGTCTGGTACCAGGGCGAGAGCAACGCGGGACGGGCCTATCAGTACCGAGATCTGTTCCCGATCATGATTCAAAACTGGCGTGAGGAATGGGGGCAAGACGAGTTCCCGTTCTACTGGGTGCAGTTGGCCGATTACAAGAACGAGCCTTCCGAGCCGGGCGAGAGTACCTGGGCCGAACTCCGCGAAGCCCAAACGATGACGATGTCCACGTTGCCCAACACCGGTGAGGCGGTGATTTTGAACTTGGGCGAGTCTTCGGACATCCACCCCAAGAACAAGCAAGACGTCGGCAAGCGATTGGCGCGCTGGGCGTTGGCCAAAGACTATGGCTACGACATCCCCTACCGCAGTCCCACATACAAATCGATGTCCGTCAAGGATGGCAAGATTGTTTTGGAATTTGATCACGTCGGTGGCGGATTGGACACGTTCGACGTCCCCACGCCACTCGGGTTCACGATCGCCGGTGCGGACAAGCAGTTCGTCGATGCCGACGCCAAGATCACCGGCAAGACAACGATCGAAGTCCGCAGCGATGCCGTCACCGACCCCGTCGCGGTCCGCTACGCCTGGGCCGACAACCCGGTCTGCAACGTGCAAAGCAAAGAAGGATTGCCGATGGCGCCCTTCCGAACCGACGACTGGAAAGGCATCACGGCCGACGTGAAACGGTGA
- a CDS encoding multiheme c-type cytochrome codes for MKPIVHFLPTCFPLPQTRRGVTVLKRFALGQALVFTAGLLAAGGCSDPDVSPVTVYPIQAEVEAALAARTQGTARPDLRIDAPIKTQPASQPASRRFGGQSRLASFANRSRTPIRWDFGGFDSARNQDQTADPPAGGIRLVQAPALPDVPAGFADGDGGTGADDAQEGKSASDAGPVEVIPTPPARPEVKAELIPTPQGIREGLERKDDPKSAPVARIAAEIEGSQNAQKQPPTGAMESVAGKEEIAARPALIDPATDLGLVGAADGPEDFRKWQTPDAVLFVTGDQHGYIEPCGCTGLDRQKGGVARRFTFINQLREMGWPLVPIDAGNQIRRIGQQAAIKFEKSSSALTQMKYQAVGFGPDDLRLSPTDLIAHTYADTPENAMYVSANLILLDPELLPSHKIVRSGEWNIGLTSILDPDSLEAPLGSDVTLKPIKASAEAVLKEMNTAGANFRVLTFYGDEDVAKQLMVDVPGFDLIVASGGYGEPTYRPQSIEGSKAKLIVTGNKGMFVGLVGLYQNQPMKYARVPLTDEYQDAPEMRKLMADYQQQLEQLGLSGLGISPIPHPSAGKFVGSEACGKCHTTAYDIWESSAHAEATAHIVEPTEGRGDIPRHFDPECISCHVTGWNPQNYYPYESGYLSLEQSAHLTGNGCENCHGPGADHTAAEAENSGVSEERKKSLRLAMQLPLEKAREHCMECHDLDNSPDFHDDDAFEDEYWPEIEHYGLD; via the coding sequence GTGAAACCAATAGTCCACTTCCTGCCGACCTGTTTTCCGCTCCCCCAAACTCGCCGCGGCGTCACCGTTTTGAAACGATTCGCTCTTGGCCAGGCCTTGGTCTTCACAGCCGGCCTGTTGGCAGCCGGTGGCTGCAGTGACCCGGACGTCTCGCCGGTGACCGTCTACCCGATCCAAGCGGAGGTCGAGGCCGCTTTGGCGGCACGCACCCAGGGCACAGCTCGGCCCGATCTGCGGATCGACGCGCCGATCAAGACTCAGCCAGCATCCCAGCCAGCGTCACGGCGTTTCGGCGGCCAGTCCCGGCTGGCCAGTTTTGCCAACCGCTCGCGAACGCCGATCCGATGGGATTTTGGAGGTTTTGATTCCGCGCGAAACCAGGACCAGACCGCAGACCCGCCCGCGGGTGGAATCCGCTTGGTTCAGGCCCCCGCGTTGCCGGATGTCCCCGCCGGTTTCGCCGACGGCGACGGCGGTACGGGAGCGGACGATGCACAGGAGGGTAAAAGTGCCTCCGATGCCGGACCGGTAGAAGTGATTCCGACGCCCCCGGCACGGCCGGAGGTGAAGGCCGAATTGATCCCCACGCCCCAGGGGATCCGCGAAGGCTTGGAGCGGAAAGATGATCCAAAGTCCGCACCGGTGGCCCGCATTGCCGCCGAAATCGAAGGCAGTCAAAACGCCCAGAAGCAGCCCCCGACCGGGGCGATGGAATCCGTCGCCGGGAAAGAAGAAATCGCCGCACGGCCCGCGCTGATTGACCCGGCAACGGATCTCGGATTGGTCGGAGCAGCTGACGGCCCGGAGGATTTCCGTAAGTGGCAGACGCCCGATGCGGTGCTGTTTGTCACCGGCGATCAACACGGCTACATCGAACCGTGTGGCTGCACGGGACTGGATCGCCAGAAGGGCGGCGTGGCCCGTCGCTTCACGTTCATCAACCAGTTGCGTGAGATGGGTTGGCCGCTGGTGCCGATCGATGCCGGCAACCAGATCCGCCGGATCGGCCAGCAAGCGGCGATCAAGTTTGAAAAATCGTCCAGCGCGCTGACTCAAATGAAGTACCAGGCGGTCGGGTTCGGACCCGATGACCTGCGGCTGAGCCCGACGGACTTGATCGCGCACACCTATGCCGATACACCCGAAAACGCGATGTACGTTTCGGCAAACTTGATCTTGCTGGATCCGGAATTGTTGCCCAGTCACAAGATCGTTCGCAGCGGCGAATGGAACATCGGCCTGACGTCGATTTTGGACCCCGACTCACTGGAGGCGCCACTGGGATCGGACGTGACACTGAAGCCGATCAAGGCATCCGCCGAAGCGGTTCTCAAGGAGATGAATACGGCGGGAGCGAATTTCCGCGTGCTGACATTTTATGGTGACGAGGATGTGGCCAAACAGTTGATGGTCGACGTTCCCGGGTTCGACTTGATCGTCGCCTCCGGGGGTTACGGCGAGCCGACGTATCGCCCGCAATCGATCGAGGGCAGCAAAGCCAAATTGATCGTGACGGGGAACAAGGGCATGTTCGTCGGGCTGGTCGGTTTGTATCAAAACCAACCGATGAAATACGCCCGGGTTCCGTTGACCGACGAATACCAGGATGCACCGGAAATGCGAAAGTTGATGGCCGACTATCAACAGCAACTCGAGCAACTCGGTCTGTCCGGGTTGGGGATTTCACCGATCCCGCATCCGTCGGCTGGGAAATTTGTCGGATCGGAGGCCTGCGGAAAATGCCACACCACGGCCTATGACATCTGGGAAAGCTCGGCTCATGCCGAAGCGACCGCGCACATCGTGGAACCGACCGAAGGCCGCGGTGACATCCCGCGGCACTTCGATCCCGAGTGCATCAGTTGCCATGTCACCGGCTGGAACCCGCAGAACTATTATCCCTACGAAAGCGGCTACCTGTCGCTGGAACAATCGGCCCACCTGACCGGCAACGGTTGTGAGAACTGCCACGGGCCAGGCGCCGACCACACGGCCGCCGAAGCGGAGAATTCGGGAGTCAGCGAAGAACGCAAGAAAAGCCTCCGTCTGGCAATGCAGTTGCCGCTCGAAAAGGCGCGCGAGCATTGCATGGAGTGCCATGACCTGGACAACAGCCCCGACTTCCATGACGACGACGCGTTTGAAGACGAGTACTGGCCCGAAATCGAACACTACGGCCTGGATTGA
- a CDS encoding DUF1573 domain-containing protein — translation MNKFWLLLGLAFVIGTTGAWTMNYMEYGHREAYFGEITMDGSVTADNVMAKLEEFHSDSAARAELAGKPTHDFGAMSPNAKGSHEFVVKNVGDGMLRLELGASTCKCTLGSLKNNELAPGESTPVKLEWTVSGDKTTFEQSAELRTNDPLQPAIRLVVQGLVISDIEFDPKQISFGEVPAAEPFAFSTKMYNYYDVDIEPLSAAFGSEDLTALSDVEFEPFEVTDADGSHQNARQGFRVNVQVKPGLRQGPLVTNLQVRFKKLTDESSEDPAESQTDVETPDDTYVAVAECAGRVMGALTIIESSAMKSTDGGGYIWTLGRLDANDDLEKKCLVVLKGSEKDSTNLTIGETYPSDVIEAKFAAPLGKGQMRLFPLLLTLKPGDQTIDLLGKNKDDFGWLWIESDNPKVSRMKVAIKVLIEPRP, via the coding sequence GTGAATAAATTTTGGCTCTTGCTCGGTCTCGCGTTTGTCATCGGAACCACCGGTGCTTGGACGATGAACTACATGGAATACGGCCACCGTGAGGCGTATTTCGGTGAAATCACGATGGACGGCAGCGTGACGGCCGACAACGTGATGGCCAAGCTGGAGGAGTTCCACAGCGATTCGGCGGCCCGCGCCGAACTGGCCGGGAAGCCGACGCACGATTTCGGTGCGATGTCACCGAACGCCAAAGGGTCTCACGAATTCGTGGTCAAGAATGTCGGCGACGGCATGCTGCGTTTGGAACTCGGGGCGTCCACATGCAAATGTACACTCGGCTCCTTGAAGAACAACGAACTGGCCCCCGGCGAATCCACCCCGGTGAAACTGGAATGGACCGTTTCCGGCGATAAAACCACGTTTGAGCAATCGGCCGAGTTGCGGACCAACGATCCGTTGCAACCCGCGATTCGCCTGGTCGTTCAAGGCCTGGTGATCAGCGACATCGAATTCGATCCGAAGCAGATTTCGTTCGGTGAGGTGCCGGCTGCCGAGCCGTTCGCATTCTCGACCAAGATGTACAATTACTACGACGTGGACATCGAGCCCCTCTCGGCAGCGTTCGGCAGCGAAGACCTGACGGCGCTGTCGGACGTGGAGTTTGAGCCCTTCGAAGTGACCGATGCCGATGGCTCTCACCAAAATGCGCGGCAGGGATTCCGGGTCAACGTCCAAGTCAAACCCGGTTTGCGTCAGGGGCCGCTGGTCACCAATCTGCAGGTCCGTTTTAAGAAACTGACGGACGAGTCGAGCGAGGATCCGGCGGAAAGTCAAACCGACGTCGAAACGCCCGACGACACCTATGTTGCGGTTGCCGAGTGCGCCGGTCGGGTGATGGGCGCGCTGACGATCATCGAGTCTTCTGCCATGAAGAGCACCGACGGCGGGGGGTACATTTGGACCCTGGGACGCTTGGATGCCAATGATGATCTTGAGAAAAAATGTCTTGTGGTACTCAAGGGTAGCGAGAAAGACTCGACAAACCTTACGATTGGGGAGACTTACCCAAGCGACGTGATTGAGGCAAAGTTTGCCGCGCCCCTGGGCAAAGGCCAGATGAGGCTTTTCCCGCTGCTGCTGACGCTAAAACCGGGCGATCAGACAATTGACTTGCTGGGTAAGAACAAAGACGACTTCGGTTGGCTATGGATAGAGTCCGATAATCCGAAGGTGAGCCGCATGAAAGTGGCGATAAAAGTTTTGATCGAACCGAGACCCTAG
- a CDS encoding O-antigen ligase family protein encodes MAKTKQRLKSRKPPASEASSAAAFASSPPPASPPIGEPPAWAIWCRRLAAAVLGGQVVYAAYFPSDSVLVESGDALWFCALSLIVWTLTMSTEPYIRASRPAGTVKDPRSISALFGNGLTLDVLVWTLAAWMMIAALASCPPGNLRQATNEAWVWIAAAAVLTATRRLLANVSLRAALFSLCGAVATGMAVHALHQQWISLPQTRAEYLADPDATLRAAGVDAPAGSAQRMVFANRLLDGGPTATFALANSLAAVLLVAVLVPLTLLRSGGAANRSGANARSGWSGAFLVTLSVLGVAALFATRSRSALVACLLAGLWIWIRGGRSTDVKRVKLLAGAALLALSISGVVLVALLLWGDDEWMAAAPASLEFRLQYWKATARLLSDHPLLGAGPGGFQAMYLRYRLPIANESIADPHNFLFETLAAGGLVGGWLFALASIAWLMTCRRSATDAGTGGESTAGEASGTAPGDGVREDAPDAGETPVVARWMIGGACVSLGLVWSFALLSGQMPDMQASVFAMPVAVAAGWVTHRCLRSASTRQLRLLGSAILLAMLTHLTVSGGWTVPGVAMVIWLAIGSLCTVGGVTVGGVTVGDVGDVGDRGDATGATAPGDDSGEASPRQTTSALSTLKGRVKPDGSRRSATILAAGREPSGRSKPTVTSTRSADGKRRGTSSLVAWGIGAVLLLCIRFESIIPVQQSQLALLRAEDAARRGLVSRVESESRRAVQADDWGVEAPRWRSEFLRGRLVELGNDPATRTQWLASLETCLDRAGLNPMMIRAAGEQYLHLYQCFGQTADLESAQHLISLALANNPTDLSLVAQAAVIAHERSDLTEARVLADEARRLSALGGNVVRDLGLQQILVVEKIGPAARRRPVSASIKDRFRQRLGLSGEPDSPPNRNNETSQ; translated from the coding sequence ATGGCAAAAACAAAGCAACGATTAAAATCGCGAAAACCGCCGGCCTCCGAAGCGTCGTCCGCCGCAGCGTTTGCGTCCTCGCCGCCACCAGCCTCGCCGCCGATCGGCGAGCCCCCGGCATGGGCGATCTGGTGTCGGCGCCTTGCCGCCGCCGTGCTGGGCGGTCAGGTGGTGTATGCCGCCTACTTTCCCAGCGATAGCGTGCTGGTCGAATCGGGCGATGCGTTATGGTTTTGCGCGCTGTCGCTGATCGTGTGGACGTTGACGATGTCGACCGAGCCGTACATCCGAGCGTCGCGGCCGGCCGGCACGGTCAAGGATCCACGTTCGATCTCGGCGCTCTTCGGCAATGGATTGACCCTGGATGTCTTGGTTTGGACGCTGGCTGCCTGGATGATGATCGCAGCCCTGGCGTCGTGTCCGCCCGGCAATCTGCGTCAGGCGACCAACGAAGCTTGGGTCTGGATCGCCGCAGCAGCGGTTTTGACCGCGACGAGACGATTGTTGGCGAATGTTTCCCTGCGTGCCGCCCTGTTCTCGTTGTGCGGTGCCGTCGCGACGGGGATGGCGGTGCATGCGTTACATCAACAATGGATCAGTCTGCCCCAGACCCGGGCCGAGTACTTGGCCGACCCGGACGCCACACTGCGGGCCGCGGGAGTCGACGCGCCGGCCGGATCGGCACAGCGGATGGTGTTTGCCAACCGATTGCTCGACGGCGGACCGACCGCGACGTTCGCGTTGGCCAATTCGCTGGCGGCGGTGTTGCTGGTCGCCGTGCTGGTGCCGCTGACATTGCTCCGCAGCGGTGGCGCGGCGAATCGATCGGGGGCCAATGCCCGCTCGGGCTGGTCGGGTGCGTTTCTGGTCACCCTCTCGGTGCTTGGCGTTGCGGCGCTCTTTGCCACCCGCAGCCGCAGCGCGCTGGTCGCTTGCTTGTTGGCCGGCCTGTGGATCTGGATTCGCGGCGGGCGGTCGACCGACGTCAAACGCGTCAAACTGCTTGCCGGCGCGGCGCTGTTGGCCCTTTCGATCAGCGGCGTCGTTCTGGTTGCCCTGCTGCTGTGGGGGGACGACGAGTGGATGGCCGCGGCTCCGGCATCGCTCGAGTTTCGATTGCAGTACTGGAAAGCGACGGCGCGATTGTTGTCGGATCATCCGCTGCTGGGCGCCGGCCCCGGCGGGTTTCAGGCGATGTACCTGCGTTATCGATTGCCGATCGCCAACGAGTCGATCGCCGACCCGCACAATTTCTTGTTCGAGACGTTGGCCGCCGGTGGTTTGGTCGGCGGCTGGCTGTTCGCGCTGGCGTCGATCGCTTGGCTGATGACGTGTCGCCGCTCCGCGACGGATGCAGGCACTGGCGGTGAGAGCACGGCAGGCGAGGCCTCTGGGACGGCCCCAGGCGATGGCGTGCGGGAAGATGCCCCTGACGCGGGTGAAACGCCTGTCGTTGCCCGCTGGATGATCGGGGGTGCCTGCGTGTCACTCGGCCTGGTGTGGAGCTTCGCGTTGCTATCGGGTCAGATGCCGGACATGCAGGCCAGCGTGTTTGCCATGCCGGTTGCCGTCGCAGCCGGATGGGTGACGCATCGCTGCTTGCGCAGCGCGTCGACCAGGCAGCTGCGTCTACTCGGCAGCGCGATCCTGTTGGCGATGCTGACCCACCTGACCGTCTCCGGCGGCTGGACGGTCCCGGGAGTGGCCATGGTGATCTGGTTGGCCATCGGATCGCTCTGCACTGTCGGCGGCGTCACTGTCGGCGGCGTCACTGTCGGCGACGTCGGCGACGTCGGCGATCGTGGCGATGCGACGGGGGCAACGGCGCCGGGTGACGACTCGGGTGAAGCCAGTCCCCGCCAGACGACGAGTGCTTTGTCAACCTTAAAAGGTCGTGTGAAACCGGACGGCTCGCGCCGTTCCGCTACGATTTTAGCGGCAGGGCGCGAGCCCTCCGGTCGGAGTAAACCGACGGTCACATCGACGCGGAGCGCGGACGGCAAACGGCGGGGAACGTCGTCGCTGGTTGCCTGGGGCATCGGAGCGGTTTTGTTGCTGTGCATCCGTTTCGAATCGATCATCCCTGTGCAGCAATCTCAGCTTGCCCTGCTGCGTGCCGAGGATGCGGCGCGGCGTGGGCTGGTTTCGCGGGTGGAGTCGGAGAGTCGTCGCGCGGTCCAGGCCGATGACTGGGGAGTGGAAGCCCCGCGTTGGCGTTCGGAATTTTTGCGGGGCCGGTTGGTGGAACTCGGCAACGATCCGGCAACTCGGACGCAGTGGCTGGCATCGCTGGAGACCTGCCTGGATCGGGCGGGTCTGAACCCAATGATGATTCGGGCGGCGGGCGAGCAATACCTGCACCTGTATCAATGTTTCGGTCAAACGGCCGACCTGGAATCCGCCCAGCATCTGATCTCGCTGGCGTTGGCCAACAACCCGACGGATTTGTCGTTGGTTGCCCAAGCCGCGGTGATCGCCCACGAGCGTTCGGACCTGACCGAGGCACGGGTATTGGCCGACGAAGCGCGGCGGTTGTCTGCCTTGGGCGGCAATGTCGTCCGCGATTTAGGACTGCAACAGATTCTGGTGGTTGAGAAAATCGGGCCGGCCGCGCGGCGGCGGCCGGTATCGGCTTCGATCAAGGATCGATTTCGCCAGCGACTTGGGCTCTCCGGCGAACCAGACTCGCCGCCAAACCGTAACAACGAAACCTCGCAATAG
- a CDS encoding MraY family glycosyltransferase — protein sequence MAISLVSLYPVRRNAVRLGLVAEPVGHSTHTRATPLGGGIGIWLGIMIPMILGTAVVLLSDRIPMVADALPTSIAGYFDGISMRLTQLWWLLGSATVLFVLGIWDDRRGAPVVLRLGVEFAVAAFVVYYLDFGFTAFIGAAWLTKLLSVVWIVAVINSFNMLDNMDALSGGVAAIIATAMAAVMLTTPSPGSTEPQLFVAGLLLSVAGSLLGFLWHNRPPAKIFMGDGGSYLVGFLIAVSMLMATFASPPRPHAVLAPLCVMAIPMYDMATVLWIRIREGRSVFVGDRSHFSHRLVDLGLSRTQAVLTIHLVTATCGLAALLLVHVSVLQAVAVLGIVACMLLLVVILESTGWQKQSND from the coding sequence ATGGCCATCAGTCTGGTCAGTCTGTATCCGGTGCGTCGAAACGCCGTGCGATTGGGCCTGGTCGCCGAACCCGTCGGCCATAGCACCCACACCCGTGCGACTCCCCTGGGAGGCGGCATCGGGATCTGGTTGGGGATCATGATCCCGATGATCCTCGGCACCGCCGTGGTCTTGCTCTCCGATCGCATCCCGATGGTGGCTGACGCGCTGCCCACATCGATCGCGGGTTACTTCGACGGCATCTCCATGCGTCTGACGCAACTCTGGTGGTTGCTCGGTTCGGCGACCGTGCTGTTTGTGCTGGGGATCTGGGACGACCGACGCGGCGCCCCGGTCGTGTTGCGTTTGGGCGTCGAGTTCGCGGTCGCGGCGTTCGTGGTGTATTACTTGGATTTCGGGTTCACCGCCTTTATCGGCGCGGCCTGGCTGACCAAGTTGCTGTCGGTGGTGTGGATCGTGGCGGTGATCAATTCGTTCAACATGCTGGACAACATGGATGCGCTCAGCGGAGGCGTGGCCGCGATCATTGCCACCGCGATGGCGGCGGTGATGCTGACCACGCCGAGCCCGGGTTCGACCGAACCGCAGCTGTTTGTCGCGGGCTTGCTGTTGTCGGTGGCCGGATCGCTGCTGGGATTTTTGTGGCACAACCGCCCGCCGGCGAAGATTTTCATGGGTGACGGTGGCAGTTATCTGGTCGGATTTTTGATCGCCGTTTCGATGTTGATGGCAACGTTCGCCAGCCCGCCGCGCCCGCACGCGGTCCTGGCGCCGCTGTGCGTGATGGCGATCCCGATGTACGACATGGCCACCGTGCTGTGGATTCGAATCCGCGAGGGCCGCAGCGTGTTCGTCGGCGACCGCAGCCATTTTTCGCATCGGCTTGTTGACCTGGGCCTTTCAAGAACCCAAGCCGTGCTGACCATTCACTTGGTCACGGCGACCTGCGGATTGGCGGCGTTGTTGTTGGTGCACGTCAGTGTGCTGCAAGCGGTCGCGGTGCTGGGGATCGTTGCTTGCATGTTGTTGTTGGTCGTGATTTTGGAATCGACCGGATGGCAAAAACAAAGCAACGATTAA